The Vicia villosa cultivar HV-30 ecotype Madison, WI linkage group LG1, Vvil1.0, whole genome shotgun sequence genome includes a region encoding these proteins:
- the LOC131645122 gene encoding soyasaponin III rhamnosyltransferase-like: protein MGSNDNNVVENKPLHVVMLPWLAMGHIYPYFEVAKILASKGHTVTFINSPKNIDQIPKPPKTIQPFINLVKLPLPYIEHLPEGAENTMDIQPNMNRYLKLAYEGLENDVTEILKTTKPDWVFYDFASGWLAPIAKSLNIASAHYNITPAWNKCFFDPPKDQVKKDFKLEDMCGPPKWVPFQTTIHLKPYEIIRAFTALRDESGGMAGFDLNKAYSSCDLFLLRTSRELEGEWLDYISDQYKVPVVPVGLLPPSMQIRDDEEEESNPDWVKIKEWLDSRELSSVVYIGFGSELKLSQKDLTELAHGIELSGLPFFWALKNLKEGTLELPEGFEDRTKERGIVWKTWAPQLKILAHGAIGGCMSHCGSGSVIEKIHYGHVLVTLPYLLDQCLFSRALVEKEVAVEVPRSEEDGSFVRESVAHTLRLAIVDEAGSGLRNNAKEMGKIFSSKDLHDQYIDDVIAALYKYGASSDSNKE, encoded by the coding sequence ATGGGTTCAAACGACAACAACGTTGTTGAAAACAAACCTCTTCATGTTGTCATGCTTCCATGGTTAGCAATGGGACATATCTATCCTTACTTCGAAGTTGCCAAAATTCTTGCTTCAAAGGGTCACACTGTCACCTTCATCAACTCTCCCAAAAACATTGATCAAATCCCAAAACCTCCCAAAACCATTCAACCATTCATCAACCTAGTAAAACTACCATTACCATATATAGAACATCTTCCAGAAGGTGCAGAAAACACCATGGACATTCAACCAAACATGAACCGTTACCTTAAACTAGCATACGAAGGACTAGAAAACGATGTTACTGAGATTCTCAAAACCACGAAACCCGATTGGGTTTTCTACGATTTCGCTTCTGGTTGGTTAGCACCAATAGCGAAATCGCTTAACATTGCTTCTGCTCATTACAATATTACACCGGCTTGGAACAAGTGTTTCTTTGATCCACCTAAGGATCAAGTCAAAAAAGATTTCAAACTCGAAGATATGTGCGGTCCACCGAAATGGGTTCCTTTTCAGACCACCATTCATCTTAAGCCTTATGAGATTATTCGAGCTTTTACTGCTTTAAGAGATGAATCGGGTGGAATGGCTGGTTTTGATCTTAATAAAGCTTATTCGAGTTGCGATCTTTTTCTTCTTAGAACTTCGAGAGAGCTTGAAGGCGAATGGTTGGATTATATCTCTGATCAATATAAGGTTCCTGTTGTTCCTGTTGGGTTGCTTCCGCCGTCTATGCAGATAAGGGACGATGAAGAGGAAGAGAGTAATCCTGATTGGGTGAAAATCAAAGAATGGTTGGATTCGAGAGAGTTATCTTCGGTTGTTTATATCGGATTCGGGAGTGAGTTGAAGTTGAGTCAGAAAGATTTAACTGAGCTAGCTCATGGAATTGAGCTTTCGGGTTTACCTTTCTTTTGGGCTTTGAAGAATCTGAAAGAGGGTACACTTGAGTTACCAGAAGGATTTGAGGATCGAACGAAGGAAAGGGGGATCGTTTGGAAAACATGGGCGCCTCAGCTTAAGATTCTAGCTCATGGAGCTATTGGTGGATGTATGAGTCATTGCGGTTCTGGTTCGGTTATTGAGAAGATTCATTATGGACATGTTCTTGTGACATTGCCTTATTTGCTTGATCAGTGTTTGTTTTCGAGGGCATTGGTGGAAAAGGAAGTGGCTGTTGAGGTGCCAAGGAGTGAGGAAGATGGTTCCTTTGTTAGGGAATCTGTGGCTCATACATTGAGGTTGGCTATAGTGGATGAGGCAGGAAGTGGTTTGAGGAACAATGCTAAGGAGATGGGGAAGATTTTCAGTTCTAAAGATCTTCATGATCAATATATTGATGATGTCATTGCTGCTCTTTATAAATATGGAGCTTCTTCTGATTCCAACAAAGAATGA
- the LOC131645121 gene encoding beta-xylosidase/alpha-L-arabinofuranosidase 1 codes for MAKTETREPKVHSVFICFSIFYATVLLNCNHVYGQTSSVFACDVAKNGNLSSYGFCDKSLSVEDRVSDLVKRLTLQEKIGNLGNSAVEVSRLGIPKYEWWSEALHGVSNIGPGTRFSSLVPGATSFPMPILTAASFNTSLFQAIGSVVSTEARAMYNVGLAGLTYWSPNINIFRDPRWGRGQETPGEDPLLSGKYAAGYVKGLQQTDDEDSDKLKVAACCKHYTAYDVDNWKGVQRYTFNAVVSQQDLDDTFQPPFKSCVIDGNVASVMCSYNQVNGKPTCADPDLLKGVIRGKWKLNGYIVSDCDSVEVLFKDQHYTKTPEEAAAKTILSGLDLDCGNYLSQYTGGAVKQGLVDEAAINNAVSNNFATLMRLGFFDGDPSKHPYGNLGPKDVCTPENQELAREAARQGIVLLKNSPGSLPLNSKSIKSLAVIGPNANATRVMIGNYEGIPCKYTSPLQGLTAFVSTTYAPGCPDVQCANAQIDDAAKIAASADATVIVVGANLAIEAESLDRINILLPGQQQQLVSEVASASKGPVILVIMSGGGMDVSFAKSNDKITSILWVGYPGEAGGAAIADVIFGSYNPSGRLPMTWYPQSYVEKVPMTNMNMRADPATGYPGRTYRFYKGETVFSFGDGMSFGTVEHKIVKAPQLVSVPLSEDHECRSLQCKSLDIADEHCQNLAFDIHLSVKNTAKMTSSHTVLLFFTPPDVHNAPQKHLLGFEKVELPGKSEGTVKFKVDVCKDLSVVDEVGNRRVPLGEHMLHVGNLKYPLSVRI; via the exons ATGGCCAAAACAGAAACCAGAGAACCGAAGGTTCATTCTGTTTTCATCTGTTTCTCAATTTTCTACGCAACAGTTCTGTTGAACTGCAACCATGTATATGGCCAAACATCATCTGTTTTTGCCTGTGATGTTGCCAAGAATGGGAATTTATCAAGCTATGGATTCTGTGACAAGTCATTGTCGGTGGAAGATAGGGTTTCAGACTTGGTGAAGAGGTTGACACTGCAAGAGAAGATAGGGAACCTTGGAAACTCTGCTGTTGAAGTTAGCAGACTTGGGATACCGAAATATGAATGGTGGTCTGAAGCTCTTCATGGAGTTTCTAATATTGGTCCTGGTACTCGTTTCTCGAGTTTGGTTCCTGGTGCTACTAGTTTTCCTATGCCTATTCTTACTGCAGCTTCTTTCAATACTTCCCTCTTTCAAGCCATTGGAAGT GTGGTTTCGACTGAAGCTAGAGCAATGTACAATGTAGGGTTGGCTGGTTTGACATATTGGTCACCGAACATAAACATATTCAGAGATCCAAGATGGGGACGGGGACAAGAAACACCGGGGGAAGATCCTTTGTTAAGTGGCAAATATGCAGCAGGATATGTGAAAGGTCTTCAACAAACCGATGATGAGGACTCCGACAAGCTTAAGGTTGCTGCTTGTTGCAAACATTATACAGCTTACGATGTTGATAATTGGAAAGGTGTTCAGCGTTATACGTTCAACGCTGTG GTGAGTCAACAAGATTTGGATGACACATTCCAACCTCCGTTTAAGAGTTGCGTGATCGACGGGAATGTAGCTAGTGTCATGTGTTCTTACAATCAGGTTAATGGAAAACCAACTTGTGCAGACCCTGATCTTCTTAAGGGAGTTATCAGAGGAAAATGGAAATTAAACGG ATATATAGTTTCCGATTGTGACTCGGTGGAAGTGCTTTTCAAAGATCAGCATTATACCAAAACTCCTGAAGAAGCTGCAGCCAAAACCATACTCTCAG GTTTAGATTTGGACTGTGGAAATTATCTTAGCCAATATACTGGAGGGGCAGTAAAGCAAGGGCTTGTGGATGAAGCGGCCATTAACAATGCTGTCTCGAACAATTTCGCGACATTGATGCGTCTTGGTTTCTTTGATGGTGATCCGAGCAAGCATCCTTATGGAAATCTTGGTCCGAAGGACGTGTGCACTCCAGAGAACCAGGAGCTAGCTCGTGAAGCTGCAAGACAAGGGATTGTGTTGCTTAAAAATAGTCCGGGATCGTTGCCTCTAAATTCCAAATCTATTAAATCACTGGCAGTTATAGGGCCTAATGCTAATGCTACAAGGGTCATGATTGGAAACTATGAAG GCATCCCTTGCAAATATACATCACCATTGCAAGGCCTAACAGCTTTCGTTTCTACGACTTATGCTCCTGGATGTCCTGATGTACAATGCGCGAATGCCCAGATAGATGATGCCGCGAAGATTGCAGCCTCTGCAGATGCAACCGTTATCGTTGTAGGTGCAAATCTAGCTATAGAGGCGGAAAGTCTCGACAGAATTAACATTCTACTTCCCGGTCAGCAACAACAACTGGTTAGTGAAGTTGCGAGTGCATCCAAGGGGCCTGTGATTCTTGTCATAATGTCTGGTGGAGGCATGGATGTTTCCTTTGCCAAATCTAATGATAAAATCACAAGCATTTTGTGGGTTGGTTACCCTGGTGAAGCCGGTGGAGCTGCCATAGCCGATGTGATTTTCGGTTCGTACAATCCAA GTGGAAGGTTACCGATGACATGGTATCCACAATCATATGTAGAAAAAGTACCGATGACGAACATGAACATGAGGGCTGATCCTGCTACCGGTTACCCTGGAAGAACTTACCGATTTTATAAAGGAGAAACCGTTTTTTCATTCGGAGACGGAATGAGCTTCGGCACAGTTGAACACAAAATAGTAAAAGCTCCTCAGTTGGTCTCAGTTCCACTATCCGAGGATCACGAATGCCGTTCCTTACAATGCAAGTCACTTGACATTGCCGATGAGCATTGTCAAAACTTGGCATTTGATATTCACCTTAGTGTCAAAAACACGGCGAAAATGACTAGTAGCCATACAGTTTTGTTATTCTTTACACCTCCTGATGTGCACAATGCACCTCAGAAACACCTGTTAGGTTTCGAGAAAGTTGAATTGCCCGGAAAATCGGAAGGAACGGTAAAGTTCAAGGTAGATGTTTGCAAGGATTTGAGTGTGGTTGATGAAGTTGGAAACAGAAGAGTTCCATTGGGAGAACACATGCTTCATGTTGGAAACTTGAAGTATCCATTGAGTGTGAGGATTTGA